The Sulfurimonas sp. genome includes the window GTAAGACGAAGAAAAAAAACTGAACTTGCACTCACAAACCAGCTAAAATTTATCGGTGTTTTGATGGACACTATTCCAAATCCACTAAACTATAAAGATTTAGATGGAGTTTATATAGGTTGTAATAAAGCCTTTGCAGATTTTTTTAACAAAAATAAAGAAGAGATAATAGGAAAGACTGTTTTTGATTTTTTTCAAAAAGATTCTGCTCTAAAGCATCTACAAAAAGATGCGATGCTACTTGACACTCATGGAACAGCGAACTTTGAAGAAACATTTCACTTCTCAGATGGTCGTTCAAGAGTTGTAAGCTATAACAAAACAGTTTATGAGAACATAGATGGTTCTATTGGTGGAATTGTAAGTGTTATGGATGATATTACTAAAAGAATTCAGCAAGAGCAGTTTATGATTCAACAATCTAAACTAGCAGAAATGGGAGAGATGGTTGAAGCTATCGCACACCAATGGAACGAGCCACTGGTAGAACTCTCCGCTATACTTCAAGATATGGAATTTTCTTATGTTCAAGATGAAATGAATGAAAAAAATATGAAAGAGTTCGTAAATGAATCAATGGTTCAAATTCAGTATATGTCACATACTTTAAAAGATTTTAGAAATTTTTTAAAACCTTCTACAAAAAAAGCTATATTTTGTGCTAAAAAAGCTTTAGATGATGTTTTGGAAATTTTAGGAAAACAAATTTTTTACTCTCATATCAAACTAACTGTTTCTTGTAGCAATAAGTCTATAAATGCTTATGGTTACGAGAGTGAATTTAAACAAGTTCTTTTAAATATCATAAACAATGCAAAGAAAAAAATACTATCCGCTAAAAAAGGTAACAATATCAACATAAGCATTAAATCAATAAAAGATTATGCACAAATAAGAATCAGTGATAATGGTGGAGCAATTCCTGGGGATATAATCGGTCTAATTTTTGATGCCTACTTTACTACAAATAAAGATGGAACAGGTCTAGGTCTTTATATGGCAAAGGTAATTATAGAAGATAAAATGAATGGTAAAATCCAAGTTTATAATGATAAAGAAGTTGTTACCTTTGATATAATTGTACCAAGTAAGGAAATGAAAATATGAAAATTCTTCTTCTTGAAGACAACAAACGATTAAACTCAACCATAACAAAAAGATTAAAAGCAAAAGGTTTTGAGGTAAATAACTTTTTAGATGGAGAAGAGGCTTATAAAGCAATCGATGAAGGTTATATATGTTTTGTTTTAGATATTAATACCCCTTCATTAAATGGAATTGAATTACTTAAAAAAATCAGAGAATATAACAAAGACACTCCAGTTATCATCATAAGCTCTACTATTGAGCTTGATGTAATTAAAGATTCTTATAGTTGTGGCTGTAATGACTACTTGAAAAAACCATTTTTTATAGATGAACTTGAAATAAAGATAGAGAAACTTTGTCATATAGATAAAGATGTCATAGAAATTAGTAAAGATTGTAAGTTTTATTTCAAAGATAGTGTTATTGAGATAGAAGGCTTACGAGTACATCTATCAACAAAAGAGCGCAACCTTATAAATTTACTTCTTTCTCAAAGAGGAAAAGTTGTTTCATTTGAGAGCATTCAAACTATCGTATGGGAAGGTAATATCGCTTCTATAGAATCCATTCGCTCACTTGTTAAACGACTAAGAAAGAAACTGCAACTTGACTATATAGAAACTGTTCTTGATGTTGGTTACCTTTTTAAAAATAAAAATTAATAAAATAAAAATGTCATACCTTTGTCATATAGCATCGATACAATACTTCTAACTTAAAATAAGGAAAGTACGATGAAATTGACAAAACTTCTAGGAACACTAGGTTTAGTTTCTGTTTTAGCTGTATCAGCGATAGCTGGTGAGAAAAAAGTAAAATGGAAAATAGCAACAACATGGGGACCAACAGCGGTTCCATTCTCAACTGCTGTAACAAATATGGCAGATATGGTTAACAAAATGAGTGGTGGTAACTTCACTATTAGAGTAGACGCTTCAAACAAACACAAATCTCCATTTGGTGTTTTGGATATGGTGAAGCTTGGACAATATGACATGGCACACTCTGCGTCTTATTATTGGAAAGGTAAAGATATAAATCTTCTTCCATTTACAAGTATGCCTTTTGGTATGACTGCAGCTGAGCAAAACTCTTGGTTTTATTATGGTGGCGGTATGGCGTTGATGGAAAAAGCTTATAAAAAACATAAAGTTTTATCGTTTCCAGGTGGTAACACAGGAAATCAAATGGGCGGTTGGTTTAGAAAAGAAATCAAAAGTGTTGAAGACTTAAAAGGCCTTAAGATGCGTATTCCAGGGTTTGCTGGAGAAGTTATGGCTGAGTTAGGTCTTACTGTTACAAATATCGCTCCAGGTGAGCTTTACACTTCTTTAGAGCGTGGAACTATCGATGCACTAGAATGGGTTGGACCTGGTATGGATATCAACATGGGATTTTACAAAATTGCACCTTTTTACTATACAGGATGGCATGAGCCAGCAACTGAGTTACAATTTTTAGTAAATACTAAAAAATTCAATAAACTTAGTGCTAAAAATAAAGAGATCTTAAGAGTTGCTATGAGATTAGCTGCGTATGATATGTACACAGAAAACTTTTATATGAGTGCTGAAGCTTGGGCGAAAATTGAAAAAGAATATCCAAATATCAAAATCAAAACTTTCCCAAAATCAGTATTTAACGCAATGAAAGCAGCAAACAAAAAATTACTTGCTGAAAAAACTAAAAATAATCCTCTTTTAAAAGAGATTTTAAATTCTCAAAATGCTTATATGAAAAAAGCTAGAGTTTGGAGTGAAATGTCAGATTACACTTACTTAAAAGACAACCTAGAATAAGGATCTAAATGCTATTGAAATTAGAAAAAGCTTTTAATAAGTTTGCTGATTTTATAGGAAATATTACTTCAGTTTTGATGTTGCTAATGATGTTGAATGTGTTTTATGATGTAATCATGAGATACTTTTTTAACTCTGGCTCCATTGGAATGCAGGAAATGGAATGGCATCTATTTTCTGTTGTAATTTTACTAGGAATTTCATACACATTAAAAGAAGATGGACATGTTAGAGTTGATATTATATATGACAATCTAACTCCACAAAAACAGGCAATCATAAACATTGTTGGAACATTTATATTTTTAATTCCTTTTGCCCTACTTATTGGCTTTGGTTCATTAGAATTTGTTTATGAATCATTTTCTTCAAACGAAATAAGTGGTGATCCAGGTGGACTATCTTATAGATGGATAATGAAAGCTTTTATACCTTTTTCGATGTTATTGCTTTCTATAACTGCTATTGGATATATAATTAAAAATATAAATATTTATAAAGGAGCATCGAAATGATTGGTATAGTAATGTTTTTTACAGCACTATTTATGCTTCTGTTTGGTTTTCCTGTTGCTTTTACCTTTGGTGCTGTATCTGTCATCTTTGGTTTTACAGCTGGATTCTTTGAAGCTTTTGCAGCAGATGAAGGTTTTATACAAGGATTACAATACGGTGTAGATATGTTTGCTTTTATGCCTTATCGAATCTGGGCTATTATGAATAACACTATTTTAATGGCGATTCCTCTTTTTATATTTATGGGAATAGTTCTACAAAAAAGTCAGTTAGCAGAGAGACTATTAGAGTCTATGGGTTATCTATTTGGCGAAGTGCGTGGTGGTTTAGCAATTAGCACAGTTTTAGTTGGCTCATTACTAGCAGCATCTACAGGTGTTGTTGGAGCTAGTGTGGTTGCTATGGGAGTTATATCACTTCCTGTTATGATGAAGTACAACTATAACAAAGGCTTAGCAACAGGAACTATCTGTGCATCTGGAACACTAGGGCAAATTATTCCTCCTTCAATAGTTCTTATCATCTTAGGTGATGTTTTTCAAGTTCCTGTTGGTGATTTATTTCAGGCTGCTATATGGCCAGGGTTATTTTTGATAGGTGCATATATTTTATATATTGTTATCTATTCATCTATTAACAAAGAAGCAGCACCTCCTATTGTTCTTGAAAATAATATTGGTTCTAAATCGGAACAAATTATTAAAGCACTAAAAGCTATTATTCCTCCACTTGTACTTATACTACTTGTTTTGGGGTCTATTTTTATGGGCATCGCAACTCCTACTGAATCGGCAGCAGTTGGAGGGATTGGAGCAATAGTCCTTGCATTTTTATATAAATCATTTTCTTTTGATATGGTTCATAATGCTTCAAAAGAAACTGTACAAATAACAGCTATGGTTTTTGGTATTCTTATTGGTGCTACAGCTTTTTCAATGGTTTTTACTTATACTGGTGGGGATATAATTGTAGAAGAATTTATGTTAGGACTTCCAGGTGAAAAATGGGGCTTTTTACTTCTCTCTATGTTTGCAATTATGATTTTAGGATTTTTTATTGATTTTATAGAAATTTCATATATCATTGTACCAATTTTAGTACCTATTGCTGAAGCGATTGGTATAAACCCTGTTTGGTATGCGATTTTAATAGCGATGAATTTACAGACCTCATTTCTCACCCCACCTTTTGGTTTTAGTCTGTTTTACTTAAAAGGTGTCGCCCCTCCAAATGTAAAAACAACAGACATCTATAAAGGGGTAGTTCCTTTTATTATTATTCAAGTAATCGTCTTACTAATGCTTACTTTTTATCCTGAAATATTTGGTATTTCTCAAATATCTCACTAGTCTATTAACCTCGAATTTATTCGAGGTTTAGTAAATATTACTTATGATAATATATATACTAATAAAAGGAGTTTTTATGCATCTGCTAATATATGAAGATGGTGAAATATATATAGAAAAACATGAAAGCGAAATACCTTGGCTAAAAATTTTCACTAAAGAGCCGTACAAAGAATTAGGAGATGTTCCAAAAAAATTACGACTTAAAT containing:
- a CDS encoding ABC transporter substrate binding protein translates to MYFFKKSFFLLSIFFLFELSASVTQKDILLIHSYHRGYKWSDDISKVIDKNFDNRDDVSLTTVYMDTKKVATPLYFDRLFELYDERFRNRGFDLIIAADNNALEFVIRYHEHLFKDLPVVFLGINNFDEAMIYENNMRSYTTGVVEAVDIKKNIDLILNLHPKLKKILIINDHSRTGFAIKRDIFKVLPIYKNRVEFEYVDNMKISNLKNKVTNLSKDTAILWVLLFQDKAGKYFTYKESLEEVREISNTPIYGLWDFYLGEGIVGGVLTSAASQAESASIMVEDLLKGVNPRTVPILTKSPNKYMFDYNELQKYKIQIPSSIKNYEIINKPFSFYETYKKLVWATIGTLFIITIILILLTINVRRRKKTELALTNQLKFIGVLMDTIPNPLNYKDLDGVYIGCNKAFADFFNKNKEEIIGKTVFDFFQKDSALKHLQKDAMLLDTHGTANFEETFHFSDGRSRVVSYNKTVYENIDGSIGGIVSVMDDITKRIQQEQFMIQQSKLAEMGEMVEAIAHQWNEPLVELSAILQDMEFSYVQDEMNEKNMKEFVNESMVQIQYMSHTLKDFRNFLKPSTKKAIFCAKKALDDVLEILGKQIFYSHIKLTVSCSNKSINAYGYESEFKQVLLNIINNAKKKILSAKKGNNINISIKSIKDYAQIRISDNGGAIPGDIIGLIFDAYFTTNKDGTGLGLYMAKVIIEDKMNGKIQVYNDKEVVTFDIIVPSKEMKI
- a CDS encoding response regulator transcription factor — protein: MKILLLEDNKRLNSTITKRLKAKGFEVNNFLDGEEAYKAIDEGYICFVLDINTPSLNGIELLKKIREYNKDTPVIIISSTIELDVIKDSYSCGCNDYLKKPFFIDELEIKIEKLCHIDKDVIEISKDCKFYFKDSVIEIEGLRVHLSTKERNLINLLLSQRGKVVSFESIQTIVWEGNIASIESIRSLVKRLRKKLQLDYIETVLDVGYLFKNKN
- a CDS encoding TRAP transporter substrate-binding protein, which produces MKLTKLLGTLGLVSVLAVSAIAGEKKVKWKIATTWGPTAVPFSTAVTNMADMVNKMSGGNFTIRVDASNKHKSPFGVLDMVKLGQYDMAHSASYYWKGKDINLLPFTSMPFGMTAAEQNSWFYYGGGMALMEKAYKKHKVLSFPGGNTGNQMGGWFRKEIKSVEDLKGLKMRIPGFAGEVMAELGLTVTNIAPGELYTSLERGTIDALEWVGPGMDINMGFYKIAPFYYTGWHEPATELQFLVNTKKFNKLSAKNKEILRVAMRLAAYDMYTENFYMSAEAWAKIEKEYPNIKIKTFPKSVFNAMKAANKKLLAEKTKNNPLLKEILNSQNAYMKKARVWSEMSDYTYLKDNLE
- a CDS encoding TRAP transporter small permease subunit, giving the protein MLLKLEKAFNKFADFIGNITSVLMLLMMLNVFYDVIMRYFFNSGSIGMQEMEWHLFSVVILLGISYTLKEDGHVRVDIIYDNLTPQKQAIINIVGTFIFLIPFALLIGFGSLEFVYESFSSNEISGDPGGLSYRWIMKAFIPFSMLLLSITAIGYIIKNINIYKGASK
- a CDS encoding TRAP transporter large permease subunit, with protein sequence MIGIVMFFTALFMLLFGFPVAFTFGAVSVIFGFTAGFFEAFAADEGFIQGLQYGVDMFAFMPYRIWAIMNNTILMAIPLFIFMGIVLQKSQLAERLLESMGYLFGEVRGGLAISTVLVGSLLAASTGVVGASVVAMGVISLPVMMKYNYNKGLATGTICASGTLGQIIPPSIVLIILGDVFQVPVGDLFQAAIWPGLFLIGAYILYIVIYSSINKEAAPPIVLENNIGSKSEQIIKALKAIIPPLVLILLVLGSIFMGIATPTESAAVGGIGAIVLAFLYKSFSFDMVHNASKETVQITAMVFGILIGATAFSMVFTYTGGDIIVEEFMLGLPGEKWGFLLLSMFAIMILGFFIDFIEISYIIVPILVPIAEAIGINPVWYAILIAMNLQTSFLTPPFGFSLFYLKGVAPPNVKTTDIYKGVVPFIIIQVIVLLMLTFYPEIFGISQISH